A DNA window from Coffea arabica cultivar ET-39 chromosome 6c, Coffea Arabica ET-39 HiFi, whole genome shotgun sequence contains the following coding sequences:
- the LOC113691743 gene encoding uncharacterized protein, producing the protein MAERFVKQAKEYSASRPIYPEELFQFVASKTPCHDLVWDAGTGSGQAATSLARIYKNVVATDTSPTQLEHAVKLPNIKYHCTSPKMSIAELKQSIAAESSVDLVTIATAIHWFDLPSFYQQVKCVLKKPNGVIAAWSYTLPRINKNLDTLLTKLYYVGAAPFGGPPAKLIMEENYRTIDFPFEPVDGLENTGPLELKMEKLIDLDGYFTLIKSWSAYQAAKENGVELLGEDLVKDFTLAWNEDGKQEKIATWPVYMRIGKVGNQ; encoded by the exons ATGGCAGAGCGGTTTGTTAAGCAGGCGAAGGAGTACTCTGCCAGCCGGCCGATATATCCTGAGGAGCTCTTCCAGTTTGTTGCCTCCAAGACACCTTGTCACGACCTTGTCTGGGATGCTGGGACAGGAAGTGGCCAGGCTGCAACATCT TTGGCCAGGATATACAAGAATGTGGTAGCCACAGATACAAGCCCAACGCAACTGGAACATGCTGTGAAGCTTCCAAATATTAAATACCATTGCACCTCTCCGAAGATGTCTATAGCTGAGCTTAAGCAAAGTATTGCAGCAGAATCAAGTGTTGATCTAGTGACCATTGCTACGGCTATTCATTGGTTTGATCTTCCATCTTTCTACCAACAAGTCAAGTGCGTTCTGAAAAAGCCCAATGGAGTAATTGCAGCATGGTCCTATACTCTGCCACGGATCAACAAAAATCTTGACACCCTTTTAACTAAATTGTATTACGTTGGTGCTGCTCCATTTGGGGGGCCACCGGCCAAGTTGATAATGGAGGAAAATTACAGGACCATTGACTTCCCATTTGAGCCAGTGGATGGACTTGAAAACACAGGGCCACTTGagcttaaaatggaaaaattgatCGATTTggatgggtattttactttgaTAAAATCATGGTCTGCATACCAAGCTGCAAAAGAAAATGGGGTTGAGCTCTTGGGTGAAGATTTGGTGAAAGATTTTACCCTTGCTTGGAATGAAGATGGCAAACAAGAAAAGATTGCTACTTGGCCTGTTTATATGAGGATCGGGAAAGTTGGGAACCAGTAG